A single window of Rubripirellula lacrimiformis DNA harbors:
- a CDS encoding DUF1501 domain-containing protein — protein sequence MTMNSGKNTASAFAERNRRGFLQDLGLGFGSIALSSLLNGESIADSGLNKIAPKAKSVIWLFMIGGASHMETFDPKPQLTQLAGKTIKETKYANVLDSPYLANERVVAFDPNNGFIRNEIYPLQVGFGPRGESGIEISDWFPHVSTCADDLCVIRSMWTEDSNHGAQLQFHTGRHRVDGFFPTIGSWATYGLGSLNDNLPQFVVMGTPVADCCGGRECHRANYLGPQYDGVPLDIDSETPLPYAAPPGGVFLEEQSGEFDLLRQLNQLSSSQFPDDDALRARIRSYELAFRMQTAVPEVVRLQDESALTQRQYGLDQPETKVFGRQMLTARRLVESGVRFVQVYHGSNGGAGQWDSHSGLKAGHSKLCKQTDQPIAALLKDLKQRGLLDETLVVWATEFGRTPGAQSSNGRDHHPYGFSVWMAGGGVKGGMAHGATDELGFHAVEDRHYVTDIHATVLHQLGLNPHELVIPGRQRLEKDFGHVIHDVIA from the coding sequence ATGACCATGAATTCCGGAAAGAACACAGCCAGTGCGTTTGCTGAACGTAACCGTCGCGGCTTCCTACAAGACCTCGGTTTGGGTTTCGGAAGCATCGCGTTGTCCAGCCTGTTGAACGGGGAATCGATCGCCGATAGCGGACTGAACAAGATCGCGCCGAAAGCCAAAAGCGTGATTTGGTTGTTCATGATTGGCGGTGCCAGCCACATGGAGACCTTCGATCCCAAACCCCAATTGACTCAGCTAGCCGGAAAAACGATCAAGGAAACCAAGTACGCTAACGTCTTGGATTCTCCCTATCTTGCAAACGAACGCGTGGTGGCCTTCGACCCCAACAACGGATTCATCCGCAACGAGATTTATCCGCTGCAGGTTGGTTTTGGACCGCGAGGCGAAAGCGGGATTGAGATCAGTGACTGGTTTCCGCACGTCAGCACCTGTGCCGACGACCTCTGTGTGATTCGGTCGATGTGGACCGAGGACAGTAACCACGGGGCGCAGTTGCAATTCCACACCGGGCGGCATCGTGTTGACGGGTTCTTTCCGACGATTGGTTCCTGGGCCACCTACGGTCTGGGGTCGCTCAACGACAACCTGCCCCAGTTCGTTGTGATGGGAACACCCGTTGCCGATTGTTGCGGTGGTCGTGAATGCCATCGTGCGAACTATCTGGGGCCTCAATACGACGGGGTGCCGCTGGACATCGATTCGGAAACTCCGCTGCCATACGCGGCCCCGCCCGGCGGCGTCTTTTTGGAAGAACAATCCGGTGAATTCGATCTGCTGCGTCAGTTGAACCAGCTTTCGTCATCCCAGTTCCCGGATGACGATGCGCTGCGAGCCCGGATCCGATCTTATGAACTTGCGTTTCGGATGCAGACAGCTGTTCCCGAAGTGGTCAGGTTGCAAGACGAATCCGCGTTGACGCAGCGGCAATACGGTCTGGATCAACCCGAGACCAAGGTGTTCGGTCGGCAGATGTTGACTGCACGTCGATTGGTCGAAAGCGGCGTTCGTTTTGTCCAGGTCTATCACGGCAGCAATGGTGGGGCAGGGCAGTGGGATAGCCACAGTGGCCTAAAGGCGGGGCACAGCAAACTGTGCAAACAGACGGACCAGCCGATCGCGGCATTGCTGAAAGATCTGAAACAACGTGGTTTGCTGGACGAAACATTGGTGGTGTGGGCCACCGAGTTTGGGCGGACTCCCGGCGCGCAGTCGTCCAATGGTCGCGATCATCATCCCTACGGATTCAGTGTCTGGATGGCCGGTGGCGGCGTGAAGGGTGGCATGGCTCACGGTGCCACCGACGAACTGGGATTCCACGCCGTTGAAGACCGGCATTATGTCACCGATATCCACGCCACCGTGTTGCACCAACTCGGGCTGAATCCCCACGAACTGGTCATTCCCGGTCGGCAACGTCTGGAAAAAGACTTCGGTCACGTGATCCATGATGTGATCGCCTAG
- a CDS encoding PSD1 and planctomycete cytochrome C domain-containing protein has product MSRSLIAALAFAFVCSDLRADVDYEADIKPIFQEKCGACHGVLKQEGGIRLDAGSLIRGDEDDNGLLDLDDPAASELIRRVATSDPDLRMPPDGEGTPLSSLQIKQLTQWIQQGAPSPPDEEVIESPRQHWAYQPPAKPELATDVPDPWSTNPVDALMFDKWRERGLAPVQPADPTTALRRLHFDVTGLPPSESDQVAFVSDPSDAAWNERVDHLLNDPAYGEKWGRHWMDVWRYSDWDGYKNELRGSQRHIWHWRDWIIESLNVDKGYDTMVREMLAGDEIASEDLDVLRATGFLVRNFHKSNRDIWLDATVEHTAKAFLGMTIACARCHDHKYDPISQREYYAFRAIFQPHHVRTERLAGQPDTGKLGLPRAYDADLDAETYLYIRGNEKNPDKDRPLDPSVPEIVKAPFAIQSVPLSDLASKPYLRGYIQTEELAAADRKLKAARKSLAASEAKQDYDADSASAAIARQQVTVARASLLSVQSRWAAATAQVATPKSSTESNGDPEQSQTLAVQAADAERKLGFEQSLLDVLKQRLALADAKESKEADEAKKKAAVDAAAKKLAESEQNLVDASVQSVNTDDKFTPVGKSYPATSSGRRTALANWITDAENPLTARVAVNHIWMRYFGEPLVENVDDFGLRSPRPIHHELLDWLAVELVENDWSMKHIHRLILQSQTYRLASSVAPQSQPVFAKNAEIDPDNLHFWRSNVRRLDAEQVRDNLLAVAGTLDRTMGGQDIDFGKGETILRRSIYFRHAYEKQMPMLVVFDAANPTDCYRRSESIVPQQALALANSPLAIDQARNTATRLSSEAADDPSFVSQAYAAILGRPPTPSERSTCEAFLVQQATLLSSPEKLSQSTGTAKSTVPPATDAKLRARENLVHVLFNHNDFVTVR; this is encoded by the coding sequence ATGTCGCGATCCCTCATTGCCGCTCTAGCGTTTGCTTTCGTCTGCTCGGACCTCCGAGCGGATGTCGACTACGAAGCGGACATCAAGCCGATCTTTCAAGAGAAATGCGGCGCCTGCCATGGCGTTCTGAAGCAAGAGGGCGGGATCCGACTGGATGCGGGATCGCTGATCCGCGGTGACGAAGACGACAACGGCCTGTTGGATCTGGATGATCCGGCGGCAAGCGAACTGATTCGACGCGTGGCGACATCCGATCCTGACCTGCGGATGCCACCCGATGGAGAGGGGACGCCGCTGAGTTCGCTGCAAATTAAACAACTGACCCAGTGGATCCAGCAGGGCGCACCAAGCCCGCCGGACGAAGAGGTCATTGAATCGCCTCGGCAACACTGGGCATACCAACCGCCCGCCAAACCCGAACTGGCGACGGATGTGCCCGATCCGTGGTCGACGAATCCCGTCGACGCGTTGATGTTCGACAAGTGGCGTGAGCGCGGATTGGCCCCCGTTCAACCAGCAGATCCGACGACCGCACTGCGTCGCTTGCACTTTGATGTGACCGGGTTGCCACCGTCGGAAAGCGATCAAGTGGCCTTTGTGTCGGATCCATCGGACGCTGCTTGGAACGAACGAGTCGATCACTTGTTGAACGATCCGGCCTACGGCGAAAAATGGGGCCGGCACTGGATGGATGTTTGGCGATACAGCGATTGGGACGGTTACAAAAACGAACTTCGCGGTAGCCAACGTCACATCTGGCATTGGCGTGACTGGATCATCGAATCGCTAAACGTGGACAAGGGCTACGACACGATGGTCCGGGAAATGTTGGCGGGCGACGAGATCGCGTCAGAGGATCTTGACGTGCTGCGTGCCACGGGATTCCTGGTGCGGAACTTCCACAAAAGCAATCGTGATATCTGGCTCGATGCGACCGTGGAACACACTGCCAAAGCATTCCTGGGGATGACGATCGCATGCGCTCGTTGCCACGATCACAAGTATGATCCCATTTCGCAGCGGGAATACTACGCGTTCCGAGCCATCTTCCAACCGCACCATGTCCGGACCGAACGGCTGGCCGGTCAGCCCGATACCGGAAAACTTGGCTTACCCCGCGCCTACGACGCCGACCTTGATGCGGAAACCTATCTGTATATCCGCGGCAACGAAAAGAACCCAGACAAAGATCGGCCGCTAGATCCGTCCGTGCCGGAAATCGTGAAGGCCCCCTTTGCGATTCAATCGGTTCCGCTTTCCGATCTCGCATCGAAACCCTACCTGCGCGGCTACATCCAGACGGAAGAACTCGCGGCCGCAGATCGAAAGCTGAAGGCCGCGCGGAAGTCACTCGCCGCGTCGGAGGCAAAACAAGACTATGACGCCGACAGTGCATCGGCCGCGATCGCAAGACAACAGGTGACTGTCGCCCGAGCCAGTCTTCTTTCCGTTCAATCACGCTGGGCCGCAGCGACGGCTCAGGTAGCGACGCCGAAATCGTCCACCGAATCCAACGGCGATCCCGAGCAAAGTCAGACACTCGCCGTCCAGGCGGCGGATGCCGAGCGCAAACTCGGTTTCGAACAGTCGCTTTTGGACGTGCTGAAGCAACGGTTGGCATTGGCCGACGCAAAGGAATCCAAAGAAGCGGACGAGGCGAAGAAGAAGGCAGCTGTTGATGCTGCCGCCAAAAAGCTTGCGGAATCGGAACAGAACCTTGTCGACGCATCCGTTCAATCGGTCAACACCGACGACAAGTTCACGCCGGTCGGTAAAAGCTACCCAGCGACCAGCAGTGGTCGACGAACTGCGCTTGCCAATTGGATCACCGATGCGGAAAACCCGTTGACCGCGCGGGTTGCCGTTAACCACATTTGGATGCGTTACTTTGGCGAGCCCTTGGTTGAGAACGTCGACGACTTTGGTCTGCGATCGCCACGCCCGATTCACCACGAACTGCTGGATTGGTTGGCGGTCGAATTGGTCGAAAACGACTGGAGCATGAAACACATCCATCGATTGATTCTACAGTCGCAGACCTACCGACTCGCTTCCTCGGTGGCGCCGCAATCGCAGCCCGTGTTTGCAAAGAACGCCGAAATCGATCCTGACAATCTTCATTTTTGGCGATCCAACGTTCGCCGTCTGGATGCCGAACAGGTTCGCGACAACCTGCTGGCGGTTGCGGGCACCTTGGACCGCACGATGGGCGGCCAGGACATTGATTTTGGCAAGGGCGAAACGATCCTGCGACGCAGCATCTATTTTCGACATGCCTACGAGAAGCAGATGCCGATGCTGGTCGTCTTCGATGCAGCCAATCCGACCGATTGTTATCGGCGGTCCGAAAGCATCGTCCCTCAACAGGCACTGGCACTGGCCAACAGCCCGCTGGCGATCGATCAGGCTCGCAACACGGCAACGCGTCTAAGTTCCGAAGCCGCTGATGATCCATCGTTCGTCAGCCAGGCTTATGCGGCGATCCTTGGGCGGCCACCGACGCCAAGCGAGCGGTCCACTTGCGAGGCGTTCTTGGTCCAACAGGCAACGTTGCTGTCCAGCCCCGAGAAACTTTCGCAATCAACCGGCACCGCAAAATCGACGGTGCCGCCCGCAACCGATGCGAAGCTACGCGCACGTGAAAACCTGGTTCACGTTCTGTTCAACCACAACGATTTTGTGACGGTGCGATGA